The genomic segment AAAGATGTAACAAATGAAGACGTGAATTATATTTTTTTGCTAATTCAACAGCAAAAGAAGATGATTTATAACACGCCAATTCGCTCCTTATAAGCGGATGATAATTAATTGGAACATTTTCGCCGAATTTACTTCGATAATATTTTATATTGTTTTTAATTATTGTTTCATCTTCACAATGAACAGCTATCAGTAATGGCGATTCCTTAAAAATATTTGATAATACATTTATATCATCAACAAGCATATTTCCAGTTGAAGAACCCATAAATATTTTTATACCACATACAGATTTTGCATCTGTTTTTAAAAGCTCCTCAAGATTATGATTTGTTGCTCCGATATAAAACGAATAATTAGCTAATGATTTTTTTGCTGCTAACTGATTTTTTTTTTCTAATTCCTCTTGATTTATTGTCTGCGGAATAGTATTTGGCATTTCCATATAAGAAGTTATACCACCCGAAATAGCTGCTTTTGATTCGGTATATATGTCAGCTTTATGAATCAATCCCGGCTCCCTGAAATGTACCTGATCATCTATTACGCCAGGTATAAGGATTTTTCCTTTGGCATTAATTGTTTTGTAATTAACAGATGTAGTAAAAGAATTTTCTTTTTGTAATATATCATGGATTTTGCCATCTTTAATAAAAATACTTCCATCAAATATTTTTCTTTCATTTACAATTTGGCAATCTTTTATTAAAATAGCTTGAAGCATTATTAAATAATTTGGACTAACTATTAATGTGTA from the Bacteroidales bacterium genome contains:
- a CDS encoding dihydroorotase, translating into MLQAILIKDCQIVNERKIFDGSIFIKDGKIHDILQKENSFTTSVNYKTINAKGKILIPGVIDDQVHFREPGLIHKADIYTESKAAISGGITSYMEMPNTIPQTINQEELEKKNQLAAKKSLANYSFYIGATNHNLEELLKTDAKSVCGIKIFMGSSTGNMLVDDINVLSNIFKESPLLIAVHCEDETIIKNNIKYYRSKFGENVPINYHPLIRSELACYKSSSFAVELAKKYNSRLHLLHLSTEKEVELLDNSVPSSEKQITAEVCIHHLYFEKKDYDIYGTKIKWNPAIKSAKDKNGLLNALINNKIDVVATDHAPHTEEEKQNTYFNAPSGGPMVQHSLSAMLELYHEGKITIEKIVEKMCHAPADIFKIDKRGYIRKGYWADLVLVDINNPWEVTRDNILYKCKWSPFEGHVFNSKVSHTFVNGNLVYENGKFFEKNKGQRLVFNR